In Dendropsophus ebraccatus isolate aDenEbr1 chromosome 14, aDenEbr1.pat, whole genome shotgun sequence, the following proteins share a genomic window:
- the STAC2 gene encoding SH3 and cysteine-rich domain-containing protein 2 yields MTEITEIDPQNSEPRPPVTSTSGGGCGLPESKLQRFRRSISLKTILRSKSVENFFQKPNSEMRIPSDVLLSPPVPPPPPSPPPIPTDPPPQTDQSPHQHHKPLSLLQPVRTHSFHDHVFKKQCPCHLCHQIIVGNSKQGLRCKMCKIGVHLWCSEEVSHQQCLGKTSTSFRRNFSSPLLIHEPLSSPKESPLPEKIPAAPRGRGVDPVYETLRYGTSLAHLNRSTCSSVSESPTRSLSEKEERADDPEGSIQSSEESPSHPVFPVDETTSEDARSVTSTVSAGRTRKEMSPMYCYVALYKFLPQEINDLPLQPGDRVMVMDDSNEDWWKGKCCDRTGFFPANFVQRVRLGETVWRSTKTFQGVKEQGQLSLKEGQICVGVAKPESEGLIKVSSGKKRGLVPQDCLVEV; encoded by the exons CTCCAGAGATTTCGCCGTTCAATCTCCTTAAAGACCATCCTCCGAAGTAAGAGCGTGGAGAACTTCTTTCAGaagccaaacagtgaaatgagGATTCCTTCTGATGTTCTTCTCAGTCCACCTGTGCCCCCGCCACCGCCTTCTCCTCCACCCATCCCAACCGATCCCCCACCACAGACGGACCAGTCACCTCACCAGCATCACAAGCCCCTATCGCTTCTGCAGCCGGTCCGTACACACAGCTTCCATGACCATGTCTTTAAGAAGCAGTGTCCCTGTCATCTGTGCCACCAGATCATTGTTG GTAACTCCAAGCAGGGACTGCGCTGCAAGATGTGTAAGATCGGGGTTCATTTGTGGTGTTCAGAGGAGGTGTCACACCAACAATGTCTAGGGAAGACG TCTACATCTTTTCGACGGAATTTCAGTTCTCCTCTCCTGATCCATGAGCCTCTCTCTAGCCCCAAGGAGTCTCCATTACCTGAGAAAATACCAG CCGCTCCGAGAGGTAGGGGGGTCGATCCTGTGTACGAGACGCTGCGCTATGGAACCTCTCTAGCACATCTAAATCGCTCGACGTGTAGCAGCGTGTCCGAGTCCCCCACCCGCAGCTTG AGCGAAAAAGAAGAAAGGGCGGACGATCCGGAAGGAAGCATCCAAAGCAGCGAGGAGAGTCCGAGTCACCCCG TGTTCCCAGTAGATGAAACCACCAGTGAAGATGCCCGCAGTGTGACG AGCACAGTATCAGCCGGCAGGACAAGGAAGGAAATGTCACCTATGTACTGCTATGTGGCTCTATATAAATTCCTGCCTCAGGAGATTAATGATCTACCATTACA GCCCGGTGACAGAGTTATGGTGATGGATGACTCAAACGAGGATTGGTGGAAG GGGAAATGTTGTGACAGGACTGGCTTCTTCCCTGCAAACTTTGTGCAACGGGTACGACTAGGGGAAACAGTGTGGAGAAGCACAAAGACATTCCAGGGCGTGAAGGAGCAGGGACAACTAAGCTTGAAAGAAGGACAG ATTTGCGTGGGAGTCGCGAAACCGGAGTCTGAAGGTCTCATTAAAGTGTCAAGTGGAAAAAAGAGAGGCCTGGTGCCTCAAGACTGTCTTGTGGAGGTCTGA